A region from the Pseudomonas sp. KU26590 genome encodes:
- a CDS encoding nucleobase:cation symporter-2 family protein: MSESTHARIPAAPPRQPLPLLQLILVGLQHVLLMYGGAVAVPLIIGQAAGLSREDIAFLINADLLVAGIATVVQSLGIGPLGIRMPIMMGASFAAVGSMVAMAGMSGVGLPGIFGATIAAGFFGMLIAPFMSKIVRFFPPLVTGTVITSIGLSLFPVAVNWAGGGSKAVSFGDPAYLGVAALVLLTILLINRFMRGFWVNISVLIGMGLGYILSGFIGMVDLSGLGQAEWLKAVTPLHFGMPQFSLAPILSMCLVVVIIFVESTGMFLALGKITDRDVTPGMLRRGLLCDAAASFLAGFLNTFTHSSFAQNIGLVQMTGVRCRSVTIVAGGFLIVLSLLPKAAYLVASIPPAVLGGAAIAMFGMVAATGIKILQEADIADRRNQLLVAVSIGMGLIPVVRPEFFSQLPQWMGPITHSGIAMATLSAVLLNLLFNVLGGAGRDAMAGPLHSH; the protein is encoded by the coding sequence ATGTCAGAGTCAACTCACGCGCGCATCCCTGCCGCGCCACCACGACAGCCCCTGCCCTTGCTGCAACTGATTCTGGTGGGCCTGCAACACGTCCTGTTGATGTACGGCGGTGCCGTTGCAGTGCCGCTGATCATCGGCCAGGCCGCCGGGCTTTCACGGGAAGACATCGCCTTTCTGATCAACGCCGACCTGCTGGTCGCCGGCATTGCCACGGTGGTGCAATCCCTTGGCATCGGCCCGCTGGGCATTCGCATGCCGATCATGATGGGCGCCAGTTTTGCCGCCGTCGGCAGCATGGTGGCGATGGCCGGGATGAGCGGCGTCGGCCTGCCAGGCATCTTCGGCGCGACCATCGCGGCGGGCTTCTTCGGCATGCTGATCGCCCCGTTCATGTCAAAAATCGTGCGCTTCTTTCCGCCGCTGGTGACCGGCACCGTGATCACCTCGATTGGCCTGTCGCTGTTCCCGGTGGCGGTCAACTGGGCGGGGGGCGGCAGCAAGGCAGTGAGCTTCGGCGACCCGGCCTACCTCGGCGTTGCCGCGCTGGTGTTGCTGACCATCCTGCTGATCAACCGCTTCATGCGCGGGTTCTGGGTGAATATCTCGGTGCTGATCGGCATGGGCCTGGGCTACATCCTCTCCGGCTTCATCGGCATGGTCGACCTGAGTGGTCTGGGTCAGGCCGAATGGCTGAAGGCGGTCACGCCCCTGCACTTCGGCATGCCGCAATTCAGCCTCGCGCCGATCCTGTCCATGTGCCTGGTGGTGGTGATTATCTTTGTCGAATCCACGGGGATGTTCCTCGCCTTGGGCAAGATCACCGACCGCGACGTCACGCCCGGCATGTTGCGCCGGGGGCTGCTGTGCGACGCCGCCGCCTCGTTTCTTGCGGGCTTTCTCAACACCTTCACCCATTCCTCATTTGCGCAGAACATCGGCCTGGTGCAGATGACCGGCGTGCGCTGCCGCTCGGTGACCATCGTCGCGGGCGGTTTTCTCATCGTGCTCAGCCTGTTGCCGAAAGCGGCGTATCTGGTGGCCTCGATTCCGCCTGCCGTACTGGGCGGCGCGGCCATCGCCATGTTCGGCATGGTCGCCGCCACCGGGATCAAGATCCTCCAGGAAGCGGACATCGCTGATCGGCGTAACCAGCTGCTGGTCGCGGTGAGCATCGGCATGGGCCTGATCCCGGTGGTGCGCCCGGAGTTCTTCAGCCAGCTGCCACAGTGGATGGGCCCGATCACCCACAGCGGCATCGCCATGGCGACGTTGAGCGCCGTGTTGCTGAACCTGCTGTTCAACGTCCTCGGCGGTGCCGGACGCGATGCGATGGCCGGGCCGCTGCACTCACACTGA
- a CDS encoding urate hydroxylase PuuD, translating to MAAHLMEWLNLGVRWIHMIVGIAWIGASFYFVWLENNLNRANPRDGLSGDLWAIHGGGIYHLEKYKLAPPTMPDDLHWFKWEAYWTWMSGVALLCIVFYSNPTLYLLAPGSTLSGGAGIAIGVGSLIASWTIYDILCDSPLGKRPALLGLVLFVLIIAACFGFSQVFSGRAAYLHTGAIIGTIMVGNVLRIIMPAQRALVAAIAENRTPDPSLPAKGLLRSRHNNYFTLPVLFIMISNHFPSTYGSQYNWLILAGIAVCAVLVRHYFNTRHNSHKYAWALPVGALGMMCLAYVTGPAPMSRGPDVAANIQYQPLPGTAIGGHRADEPKPDVAPAPVEAVPVPAPAPAPAAPAAAQPAQASTGGVDFEKVHSVIQERCTVCHSAKPTSPLFSSAPAGIMFDTPQQIQQLAPRIQAQAVTAQIMPLGNITQMTQQERDLLGQWIDGGAQTN from the coding sequence GTGGCTGCACATCTGATGGAATGGCTGAATCTGGGCGTGCGCTGGATTCACATGATCGTCGGGATCGCCTGGATCGGCGCGTCCTTTTATTTCGTCTGGCTGGAGAACAACCTTAACCGCGCCAACCCTCGTGACGGTCTGTCGGGCGACCTCTGGGCGATTCACGGCGGCGGTATTTACCACCTGGAAAAGTACAAGCTGGCCCCGCCCACCATGCCGGACGACCTGCACTGGTTCAAATGGGAAGCCTACTGGACCTGGATGTCGGGCGTCGCGTTGCTGTGCATCGTGTTCTATTCCAACCCCACGCTGTACCTGCTGGCACCCGGCAGCACGCTGAGCGGCGGCGCAGGCATCGCCATCGGCGTCGGCTCATTGATCGCCAGTTGGACGATCTACGACATCCTGTGTGATTCGCCGCTGGGCAAGCGCCCTGCCCTGCTGGGCCTGGTTCTGTTCGTGCTGATCATCGCGGCGTGCTTCGGCTTCAGCCAGGTGTTCAGTGGCCGTGCGGCTTACCTGCACACGGGTGCAATCATCGGCACGATCATGGTCGGCAACGTGCTGCGCATCATCATGCCGGCCCAGCGAGCATTGGTCGCCGCCATCGCCGAGAACCGCACGCCGGATCCGTCGCTGCCCGCCAAAGGATTGCTGCGTTCGCGGCACAACAATTACTTCACCCTGCCGGTGCTGTTCATCATGATCAGCAACCACTTCCCGAGCACCTACGGCAGTCAGTACAACTGGCTGATCCTGGCCGGGATCGCGGTGTGTGCGGTGCTGGTGCGTCACTACTTCAACACCCGTCACAACAGCCACAAATACGCCTGGGCCCTGCCGGTTGGTGCGCTGGGGATGATGTGCCTGGCGTACGTCACCGGCCCGGCGCCAATGTCGCGCGGCCCGGACGTGGCGGCGAACATCCAGTACCAGCCACTGCCGGGCACAGCCATCGGAGGGCATCGCGCCGACGAGCCGAAGCCTGACGTGGCGCCAGCGCCTGTTGAAGCTGTGCCTGTGCCTGCGCCTGCACCTGCACCTGCCGCACCGGCTGCCGCCCAACCGGCGCAGGCCAGCACCGGCGGCGTGGATTTCGAGAAGGTCCACAGCGTGATTCAGGAACGCTGCACCGTCTGCCATTCCGCCAAGCCCACCAGCCCGCTGTTCAGCAGCGCGCCGGCCGGGATCATGTTCGACACCCCGCAGCAGATCCAGCAACTGGCCCCGCGCATCCAGGCCCAGGCCGTGACCGCGCAGATCATGCCGCTGGGCAACATCACCCAGATGACCCAACAGGAACGTGACCTGCTGGGGCAATGGATCGATGGAGGGGCGCAGACGAACTGA
- a CDS encoding ureidoglycolate lyase has translation MRTLIIEPLTKAAFAPFGDVIETDGSDHFMINNGSTMRFHRLAEVETDDKAIISIFRAEALDMPLTISMLERHPLGSQAFIPLLGHPFLVVVAPLGDAPEPELTRAFITNGRQGVNYHRGVWHHPVLTIEKRDDFLVVDRSGSGNNCDEHFFEESQKMVLDPQL, from the coding sequence ATGCGCACACTGATCATCGAGCCGTTGACCAAGGCAGCCTTCGCCCCGTTTGGCGATGTCATCGAAACCGATGGCAGCGATCATTTCATGATCAACAACGGCTCTACCATGCGCTTTCACCGTCTGGCCGAGGTTGAAACGGACGACAAGGCGATCATCAGCATCTTCCGCGCCGAGGCGCTGGACATGCCGTTGACCATCAGCATGCTGGAGCGCCATCCGCTGGGCAGCCAGGCCTTTATTCCGCTGCTCGGCCATCCTTTTCTGGTCGTGGTCGCGCCCCTTGGCGATGCACCCGAACCCGAGTTGACCCGCGCCTTCATCACCAATGGCAGGCAGGGTGTTAATTACCATCGCGGCGTCTGGCACCACCCGGTGCTGACGATCGAAAAGCGGGATGACTTCCTGGTGGTTGATCGCAGTGGCAGTGGCAATAACTGCGATGAGCATTTCTTCGAAGAGAGTCAGAAGATGGTTCTCGATCCCCAACTATAA
- the alc gene encoding allantoicase — protein sequence MKAYAAPFEKFVNLADARLGTKILSVTDDWFADANRLFQPTPAVWKEGVFDDNGKWMDGWESRRKRFEGYDTAVIRLGVAGSIKGVDIDTSYFTGNYPPSASLEACFLASGEPDENTEWTEVLPAVELKGDSHHYHEIADAKAYSHLRFNIYPDGGVARLRVYGVPHRDWTAVGDNEQIDLAAALNGGRALACSDEHFGRMSNILNPGRGVNMGDGWETARRRTPGNDWVIVALGHAGEVEQIVVDTLHFKGNYPDSCSIQAAFVKGGTDSQIETQSLFWRELLPSQKLEMHAEHTFAEQIKALGPITHIRLNVFPDGGVSRLRVLGKVAK from the coding sequence ATGAAAGCTTACGCCGCACCCTTCGAGAAGTTCGTCAACCTGGCCGATGCGCGTCTGGGGACGAAGATCCTGTCCGTCACCGATGACTGGTTCGCGGACGCCAACCGCCTGTTCCAGCCGACGCCTGCGGTCTGGAAAGAAGGCGTGTTCGACGACAACGGCAAGTGGATGGACGGCTGGGAGTCGCGCCGCAAGCGCTTCGAAGGTTACGACACCGCCGTGATTCGTCTGGGCGTCGCCGGTTCGATCAAGGGCGTGGACATCGACACCTCGTACTTCACCGGAAACTACCCGCCCTCGGCCTCGCTGGAGGCGTGCTTCCTGGCATCGGGTGAGCCGGATGAAAACACCGAATGGACAGAAGTGCTGCCGGCCGTCGAGCTAAAGGGCGACAGCCACCATTACCATGAGATCGCTGACGCCAAGGCCTACAGCCACCTGCGTTTCAATATTTACCCCGACGGCGGCGTGGCGCGTTTGCGCGTGTACGGCGTGCCCCATCGGGACTGGACGGCGGTGGGCGACAACGAGCAGATCGACCTGGCCGCCGCGCTGAATGGTGGTCGTGCGCTGGCCTGCTCCGACGAGCATTTCGGGCGCATGAGCAACATCCTCAACCCGGGCCGTGGCGTGAACATGGGCGACGGCTGGGAAACCGCACGTCGCCGCACCCCTGGCAATGACTGGGTGATCGTGGCGCTGGGTCATGCTGGTGAAGTGGAACAGATCGTCGTCGATACCCTGCACTTCAAAGGCAACTACCCGGACAGCTGCTCTATTCAGGCGGCGTTCGTCAAAGGCGGCACCGACAGCCAGATCGAAACCCAGAGCCTGTTCTGGCGCGAACTGCTGCCAAGCCAGAAGCTGGAAATGCACGCCGAACACACCTTCGCCGAGCAGATCAAGGCGCTGGGGCCGATTACCCATATTCGCCTGAACGTGTTCCCGGACGGCGGCGTGAGCCGGTTGCGGGTGTTGGGCAAGGTCGCGAAATAA
- the uraD gene encoding 2-oxo-4-hydroxy-4-carboxy-5-ureidoimidazoline decarboxylase has protein sequence MSRFQTLTPSALSRDEFVHAFGDIYEHSPWVAEQAYDRGQLHELDDIETLHARMSDILLSADHAAQLALINAHPDLAGKAAVQGQLTEASTSEQAGAGIHHCTAEEFQRFTELNDAYKATFAFPFIMAVKGSNRHQILAAFETRIHNSTDVEFACALAEINKIALFRLQAL, from the coding sequence ATGAGCCGTTTTCAAACCCTGACGCCCTCCGCCCTCAGCCGCGACGAATTCGTCCACGCCTTCGGGGATATTTACGAACACTCGCCCTGGGTCGCCGAACAGGCCTATGACCGGGGCCAACTGCACGAGCTCGACGACATCGAGACGCTGCATGCACGCATGAGCGACATCCTGTTGAGTGCCGATCACGCCGCGCAACTGGCGCTGATCAACGCTCACCCTGACCTTGCCGGCAAAGCCGCCGTGCAAGGCCAACTGACCGAAGCCAGTACCTCCGAGCAAGCTGGCGCCGGTATCCACCACTGCACGGCCGAAGAGTTTCAGCGCTTCACCGAGCTGAACGACGCCTACAAGGCGACGTTCGCGTTCCCCTTCATCATGGCGGTGAAAGGCAGCAACCGGCATCAGATCCTGGCGGCCTTCGAGACGCGCATTCACAACTCGACCGACGTCGAGTTCGCCTGCGCGCTGGCCGAGATCAACAAGATTGCCCTGTTTCGCCTGCAAGCCCTCTGA